The following proteins come from a genomic window of Gadus morhua chromosome 11, gadMor3.0, whole genome shotgun sequence:
- the chrnb2 gene encoding neuronal acetylcholine receptor subunit beta-2: MGCSWPLLLLALLAMERGVSGSDTEERLVERLLHPNHYNKLIRPATNGSELVTVTLMVSLAQLISVHEREQVMTTNVWLTQEWQDYRLSWIPEEYDGMLKVRLPSKHIWLPDVVLYNNADGMYEVSFYSNAVVSHDGSIFWLPPAIYKSACKIEVKHFPFDQQNCTLRFRSWTYDRTELDLVLRTDVACMDDFTPSGEWDIIALPGRRNENPADPTYVDITYDFVIRRKPLFYTINLIIPCVLITSLAILVFYLPSDCGEKMTLCISVLLALTVFLLLISKIVPPTSLDVPLVGKYLMFTMVLVTFSIVTSVCVLNVHHRSPTTHTMPPWVKLVFLNKLPALLFMQQPRNSCERQRLRQRRKAQEKRAGGRGGEVGGLMVGLGLGGAGGGGGGFGKENTSPCTCYVNRASVQKFGGELEDAGGGGVTNTLDGLNGVREGQEGASRDLPRGKPAPGGPVLTQALLGQACPGFEEAVDGVRFIANHMKTEDDDLSVSEDWKYVAMVIDRLFLWIFVFVCVFGTVGMFLQPLFQNYTAKTITSTAG, from the exons GCGTCTCGGGGTCGGATACAGAGGAGCGATTGGTGGAGCGCCTCCTGCACCCCAACCACTACAACAAGCTGATCCGCCCAGCGACCAACGGCTCGGAGTTGGTGACCGTCACGCTCATGGTGTCCCTGGCCCAACTCATTAGTGTG CATGAGCGAGAGCAGGTGATGACTACCAATGTGTGGCTTACTCAG GAGTGGCAGGACTACCGTCTAAGCTGGATCCCTGAGGAGTACGACGGCATGCTGAAGGTCAGACTGCCCTCCAAACACATCTGGCTGCCTGACGTGGTCCTCTACAACAA cgcTGATGGGATGTACGAGGTGTCCTTCTACTCCAACGCGGTGGTCTCCCACGACGGCAGCATCTTCTGGCTGCCGCCGGCCATCTACAAGTCGGCCTGCAAGATAGAGGTGAAGCACTTCCCCTTCGACCAGCAGAACTGCACGCTGCGCTTCCGCTCGTGGACCTACGACCGCACCGAGCTGGACCTGGTGCTACGCACCGACGTGGCCTGCATGGACGACTTCACGCCCAGCGGCGAGTGGGACATCATCGCCCTGCCCGGCCGCCGTAACGAGAACCCGGCCGACCCCACCTACGTGGACATCACCTACGACTTTGTCATCCGCCGCAAGCCGCTGTTCTACACCATCAACCTGATCATCCCCTGCGTGCTCATCACCTCGCTGGCCATCCTGGTGTTCTACCTGCCGTCCGACTGCGGCGAGAAGATGACCCTTTGCATCTCTGTGCTGCTGGCGCTCACCGTCTTCCTGCTGCTCATCTCCAAGATCGTCCCGCCCACCTCGCTGGACGTGCCGCTGGTGGGCAAGTACCTGATGTTCACGATGGTGCTGGTCACCTTCTCCATCGTCACGAGCGTGTGCGTGCTCAACGTGCACCACCGCTCGCCCACCACGCACACCATGCCACCGTGGGTCAAGCTGGTGTTCCTCAACAAGCTGCCCGCGCTGCTCTTCATGCAGCAGCCGCGGAACAGCTGCGAGCGCCAGCGGCTGCGGCAGAGACGGAAGGCTCAGGAAAAGAGGGCCGGGGGCCGCGGGGGGGAGGTCGGGGGACTCATGGTGGGGTTGGGgcttgggggggctgggggtgggggaggcgggTTCGGCAAGGAGAACACCAGCCCGTGCACCTGCTATGTCAACCGGGCGTCTGTCCAGAAGTTtgggggggagctggaggaTGCAGGAGGAGGCGGCGTGACCAACACCCTGGATGGTCTGAACGGGGTCCGGGAGGGCCAGGAGGGGGCCTCCAGGGACCTACCCCGGGGGAAGCCAGCTCCAGGGGGGCCTGTTCTGACCCAGGCCCTGCTGGGACAGGCCTGTCCTGGGTTTGAGGAGGCGGTGGATGGGGTGCGGTTCATCGCTAACCACATGAAGACTGAAGACGATGACCTGAGT GTGAGCGAGGACTGGAAGTACGTTGCTATGGTGATTGACCGACTCTTCCTGTggatctttgtgtttgtgtgcgtgttcggcACGGTGGGCATGTTCCTGCAGCCCCTGTTCCAGAACTACACGGCCAAGACCATCACCAGTACCGCGGGCTGA